The proteins below are encoded in one region of Fibrella aestuarina BUZ 2:
- a CDS encoding tryptophan-rich sensory protein has protein sequence MENTKISRLATAALVVGSIVGTYFFAGPRNKKRRTDVVPEYNDELDTNLITPAGPTFAAVWPVIYTGTLGLAVHQALPSQVENPRYEKAAPWLVVNYLLNGLFGIFFSRGEKAARMAANAVTVTQLPTVLALHQALGVGQTDVPEPERTFHRATGIYAGWITVATGVATTNLLIENGWREPRSRAVPYAIGLLNVLGAIGLTVSKRLNDPYYLLPFIAGFTGVAAKQYGRNNAVAGVAGTLALVAAGAFIDSVRKTSPTPEAEQVDQEAAETMRADMAEEPYYIDLD, from the coding sequence ATGGAAAACACAAAAATCAGTCGCCTCGCCACTGCCGCACTGGTTGTGGGGAGCATCGTTGGCACGTACTTTTTTGCCGGACCCCGTAACAAAAAACGCCGGACCGACGTCGTGCCGGAATACAACGACGAACTGGACACCAACCTGATTACCCCCGCCGGACCAACCTTTGCAGCCGTGTGGCCCGTCATTTACACCGGTACGTTAGGGCTGGCCGTGCATCAGGCACTCCCCTCGCAGGTCGAGAACCCACGCTACGAAAAAGCAGCCCCCTGGCTGGTGGTGAACTACCTGCTCAACGGGCTGTTCGGGATCTTCTTCTCGCGGGGCGAAAAAGCGGCGCGCATGGCAGCCAACGCCGTTACGGTTACGCAGCTTCCCACGGTGCTGGCGCTGCATCAGGCGCTGGGCGTGGGCCAAACCGACGTACCTGAACCCGAGCGCACTTTCCACCGGGCCACGGGTATCTATGCGGGCTGGATCACCGTAGCGACGGGCGTAGCCACGACCAACCTGCTGATCGAAAACGGCTGGCGTGAACCCCGCTCGCGGGCGGTGCCCTACGCGATTGGGCTGCTCAACGTGCTGGGCGCGATCGGGCTAACGGTATCGAAACGCCTCAACGACCCCTATTACCTGCTGCCCTTCATAGCGGGCTTTACGGGCGTAGCCGCCAAGCAGTATGGCCGCAACAATGCCGTGGCGGGAGTAGCCGGTACGCTGGCGCTGGTGGCAGCGGGAGCGTTCATTGACAGCGTCCGTAAGACGTCACCAACGCCTGAAGCCGAACAGGTCGATCAGGAAGCGGCCGAAACGATGCGCGCCGACATGGCCGAAGAGCCGTACTACATCGACCTGGACTAG
- a CDS encoding M61 family metallopeptidase → MQYALTVTSPHVIDITCRIDQITGKTLDLQLPAWRPGRYELQHFAKNVRRFAVFDQDDRPLPVRKVTRDRWRVQLNGATSLRVDYDYFALVAGEHRLDAGSSYADPTHFWYVNPINLCIYADGRLNEPCSLTLDIPDHWDIACGLPREGRTLLASDYHALVDSPFIASDTLQAIRYEARGVACTVWIQGWHYYLPPSFDREQIIRDFTRFSEAQIDLFGEFPQPDYHFLTIVLPVAYYHGVEHRNSTVLVLGPEVETIDADGNKTADAAGLYTDLLGVASHELFHTWNVCRIRPAELLPYDYTRENYFTTCFVAEGITTYYGDLMLHRSGVFDDVAYQKELLVILKRHFEVAGRAALSLTESSWDLWLDGYVRGVPDRKVSVYHKGAIVSMMLDLYLRRKFANARSLDDVMRLLWQRFGKPFIGYTYDDYRAIVAEVAEEPMDWYFDTCITGNAPLEAPLNELLAFIGLHITRDADGLIVLS, encoded by the coding sequence TTGCAGTACGCACTCACCGTTACCAGCCCCCACGTTATCGACATTACGTGCCGGATCGATCAGATTACGGGCAAAACCCTCGACCTGCAACTGCCCGCCTGGCGACCGGGCCGCTATGAGTTGCAGCATTTTGCCAAGAACGTTCGCCGCTTTGCCGTGTTCGATCAGGACGATCGGCCACTGCCGGTGCGCAAGGTGACCAGAGACCGCTGGCGGGTGCAGCTCAACGGCGCAACCAGCCTGCGGGTCGACTACGATTATTTTGCGTTGGTGGCGGGCGAACATCGGCTCGATGCAGGCAGCAGCTACGCTGACCCCACGCATTTCTGGTATGTTAACCCCATTAACCTGTGCATCTACGCCGACGGGCGGCTCAACGAACCCTGCTCACTGACGCTCGATATTCCCGACCACTGGGACATTGCCTGCGGCTTACCCCGCGAGGGCAGAACGTTACTAGCCTCCGATTACCACGCGCTGGTCGATAGCCCGTTCATCGCTTCCGATACACTACAGGCCATTCGGTATGAGGCGCGGGGCGTAGCCTGCACCGTCTGGATACAGGGCTGGCATTATTACCTGCCCCCCTCGTTCGACCGGGAGCAGATCATTCGCGATTTTACCCGCTTTTCGGAAGCCCAAATCGACTTGTTTGGCGAGTTTCCGCAGCCCGACTATCATTTTCTGACCATCGTGCTACCGGTGGCGTATTACCACGGCGTTGAACACCGCAACAGCACGGTGCTGGTTCTGGGGCCGGAGGTGGAAACGATCGACGCCGATGGCAACAAGACTGCCGATGCCGCGGGGCTGTACACCGACCTGCTGGGGGTAGCGTCGCACGAATTGTTTCATACCTGGAACGTCTGCCGCATCCGTCCCGCCGAACTGCTGCCTTACGATTATACCCGCGAGAATTACTTCACCACCTGTTTCGTGGCCGAGGGCATCACCACCTACTACGGTGATCTGATGCTCCACCGGTCGGGCGTGTTCGATGATGTTGCTTACCAGAAAGAGTTGCTGGTGATCCTGAAACGCCATTTCGAGGTAGCCGGGCGGGCGGCCTTGTCGCTCACCGAATCGTCGTGGGATCTTTGGCTCGATGGCTACGTGCGCGGCGTGCCCGACCGCAAAGTGTCAGTCTATCACAAAGGGGCTATTGTGTCGATGATGCTGGATCTGTACCTGCGCCGTAAGTTTGCCAACGCCCGCTCGCTCGACGATGTGATGCGACTGTTGTGGCAACGTTTCGGCAAACCGTTTATCGGCTATACCTACGACGACTACCGCGCCATTGTGGCCGAAGTAGCCGAGGAACCGATGGACTGGTATTTCGATACCTGCATCACGGGCAATGCCCCCCTCGAAGCACCACTCAACGAACTGTTGGCCTTCATCGGCCTGCACATCACGCGCGACGCCGACGGGCTGATCGTCCTGAGCTGA
- a CDS encoding glycoside hydrolase family 43 protein: MTAQPAAVVNPLLNYGPDPWALCHDGYFYYTHSTNSNLTIWKVKSLADLAQSEGKVVWEAPASGPFSGSVWAPEMHYLDNGQGHKCWYAYLSAANRETPDRQRIWVLENDACDPIDGRWTVKNELVTPDNKWGIDGTVIDLNGQLYFAWSGWAGDQNEQQNIYLCRMSNPWTCVGDRLLLSEPHLPWERHNRDADPASVRNRILVNEAPAFLHHGDHLFVAYSASGCWTDEYAFGLLHARTDSDLMAAASWTKCQEPVFSTSPETDTYGPGHGCFFKTETGQTWLLYHANPRPNLGCENERTPRLQPIGWLPDGMPDFGVPVTEVVLETGE, from the coding sequence ATGACCGCACAACCTGCCGCCGTCGTTAATCCGCTGCTGAACTACGGCCCCGATCCCTGGGCGCTCTGCCACGACGGCTATTTCTATTATACCCATTCAACCAACAGCAACCTGACGATCTGGAAGGTGAAAAGCCTGGCCGATCTGGCTCAAAGCGAAGGGAAAGTGGTTTGGGAAGCGCCGGCATCCGGGCCTTTTTCGGGCAGTGTGTGGGCCCCCGAGATGCATTACCTCGACAACGGGCAGGGCCACAAATGCTGGTATGCCTACCTGAGCGCGGCTAACCGGGAAACGCCCGACAGGCAACGAATCTGGGTGCTGGAAAACGATGCCTGCGATCCTATCGACGGGCGTTGGACGGTGAAGAACGAACTGGTGACACCCGATAACAAATGGGGTATCGACGGAACGGTGATCGACCTGAACGGTCAGTTGTACTTCGCGTGGTCGGGCTGGGCGGGGGATCAGAACGAACAGCAGAACATCTACCTCTGCCGCATGAGCAACCCCTGGACCTGTGTGGGCGACCGGCTGCTGCTGTCTGAGCCCCACCTGCCCTGGGAGCGGCACAATCGCGACGCCGATCCGGCGAGTGTTCGGAATCGGATTCTGGTGAACGAGGCTCCGGCCTTTCTGCACCACGGCGACCACCTCTTTGTAGCGTACTCAGCCAGTGGCTGCTGGACGGATGAGTACGCGTTTGGCCTGTTGCACGCCCGCACCGACAGTGACCTGATGGCCGCCGCCTCATGGACGAAATGCCAGGAACCGGTCTTCAGCACTTCGCCCGAAACAGATACGTATGGGCCGGGGCATGGGTGTTTTTTCAAGACCGAAACGGGCCAGACCTGGTTGCTCTACCACGCCAACCCCCGCCCCAATCTGGGCTGCGAAAACGAACGGACCCCACGCCTGCAACCCATCGGATGGCTGCCCGACGGGATGCCCGATTTTGGCGTGCCTGTGACCGAGGTGGTGTTGGAGACCGGTGAGTAA
- a CDS encoding ABC transporter permease, which translates to MFRTYLLLALRQFGRNRLYSALNIGGLAVGLAVSAYISLYVWHEFHYDQFHPLAERTYRALSVSNYDGQEMTMTNMHESFGREAKRQLPEVEQVVRFSAGMGPVWVQADADHQQKPANVGFADPSLLTVMGFSLAEGDPRMALTEPGKIVLTQPLAEQLFGRQNPVGKTVTYDKNYPLTVSGVFADLPTNTIFQFDALVSLASMPMLGERKKQSWEYAGFLDTYLVLRPGTEVAKTAEKLKLINKGVKFMDAKASFLLEALPDLHLHSHSVSPDTRQNLYIFLGIALLILALATTNYVSLTTARATQRAREVGVRKAIGGQRRELVMQFYTESFLTTTLAVGLGLGLLALFFPWINQLLGIRMNGRVFDDASYWLVLAGLWLGCSLLAGGYPAFLLSGFRPQDALKSTVSGGKRGAGMRRVLTTGQFTASAGLLMCSLIFFAQMRFLRTKNIGLDRAQVVAVAIDKEMAPQYAAFRDAVRQWNGADRVAATNTRLFTPFVSIYFLTVKKTQKQSMVNVLTVDKSFFRTLGIGWNLPPAGWSDKAITKELQVYNQQAMKEAGETVRVVPHPDPFGFSNQGLQGVVADFKLFGLKHEQSPVMLSVVSDTSRAVVENGGYLLVKLNPNQDVPVALGQLKLLYEQANPPAPFDYYFLDDAYNKLYEKEQQLATLVNGFTGLTLLVACLGLLGLMTFTVEARTKEIGIRKVLGASVASIVGLLSRELVLLVSIAVLLASPLAWWAMTKWLADFAHHIDIRWWVFAAAGAGSLLIALLTIGVQSIRAALANPVESLRSE; encoded by the coding sequence ATGTTCCGAACCTATCTTCTTCTAGCGCTACGTCAGTTTGGGCGCAACCGACTGTATTCAGCCCTCAACATCGGCGGTCTGGCGGTGGGCCTGGCGGTCAGCGCCTACATCAGCCTGTATGTGTGGCACGAATTTCACTACGACCAGTTTCATCCGCTGGCCGAACGTACCTACCGGGCACTGTCTGTCTCGAACTACGACGGGCAGGAAATGACCATGACCAACATGCACGAGTCGTTTGGCCGGGAAGCGAAACGGCAATTGCCCGAGGTCGAACAGGTCGTGCGTTTTTCGGCGGGAATGGGCCCCGTCTGGGTGCAGGCAGATGCTGACCACCAGCAAAAACCGGCCAACGTGGGCTTTGCCGATCCATCGCTACTAACGGTCATGGGCTTCAGCCTGGCTGAGGGTGACCCCCGAATGGCACTGACCGAGCCGGGGAAGATTGTGCTGACACAGCCGCTGGCCGAGCAGCTATTTGGCCGTCAGAACCCGGTGGGCAAGACCGTCACCTACGACAAAAACTACCCATTGACCGTCAGCGGCGTGTTCGCGGATCTGCCCACCAACACTATTTTCCAGTTCGACGCGCTGGTATCGCTGGCCTCTATGCCAATGCTGGGCGAGCGAAAAAAGCAGAGTTGGGAATATGCCGGTTTCCTGGACACGTACCTGGTGCTACGCCCCGGAACAGAGGTGGCTAAAACGGCCGAAAAGCTGAAGTTGATCAATAAGGGCGTCAAGTTTATGGATGCCAAAGCGTCGTTCCTGCTCGAAGCCCTGCCTGATCTTCACCTGCACAGTCATTCGGTTTCGCCCGACACACGCCAGAACCTGTACATTTTTCTGGGTATTGCGCTGCTCATTCTGGCCCTGGCCACTACCAACTACGTCAGCCTGACTACGGCTCGCGCCACGCAACGCGCCCGTGAAGTGGGCGTTCGGAAAGCCATTGGCGGGCAACGGCGCGAGTTGGTCATGCAATTCTATACCGAATCGTTTCTGACCACCACGCTGGCGGTTGGGCTAGGCCTTGGCCTGCTGGCGCTGTTCTTTCCGTGGATAAACCAGTTGCTGGGAATTCGTATGAATGGTCGCGTTTTCGATGACGCCAGCTACTGGCTGGTACTGGCTGGCCTGTGGCTTGGCTGTTCGTTGCTGGCCGGAGGTTATCCCGCTTTTCTGCTGTCTGGTTTTCGGCCGCAGGATGCGCTCAAAAGCACGGTATCGGGCGGCAAACGGGGCGCAGGTATGCGCCGTGTGTTGACCACGGGTCAGTTCACGGCATCGGCTGGTTTGCTCATGTGCAGCCTGATCTTCTTCGCCCAGATGCGCTTTCTGCGGACAAAAAATATTGGCCTCGACCGGGCACAGGTAGTGGCTGTTGCCATTGACAAAGAGATGGCTCCACAATACGCGGCGTTTCGTGATGCTGTCCGACAATGGAATGGTGCCGATCGGGTTGCCGCTACCAATACGCGCCTGTTTACTCCGTTCGTGTCTATTTATTTTTTGACGGTAAAAAAGACCCAAAAACAATCGATGGTCAACGTGCTGACGGTTGATAAATCGTTTTTCAGGACGCTCGGTATCGGCTGGAACCTGCCACCCGCTGGATGGAGCGATAAAGCTATTACTAAAGAGTTACAGGTGTATAATCAGCAGGCGATGAAAGAGGCGGGCGAGACGGTCCGCGTGGTGCCGCACCCTGACCCGTTTGGTTTTAGTAATCAGGGGCTGCAAGGCGTCGTGGCAGACTTCAAGCTCTTCGGATTAAAGCATGAACAGTCGCCGGTGATGCTCTCGGTGGTGAGTGATACCAGCCGGGCCGTGGTAGAGAATGGCGGTTACCTGCTGGTGAAATTGAACCCGAACCAGGACGTACCTGTGGCGCTGGGGCAGCTTAAACTCCTGTACGAACAAGCCAACCCACCCGCCCCATTCGATTATTATTTCCTCGACGATGCCTACAACAAGCTGTACGAAAAAGAGCAGCAGTTGGCTACCCTTGTCAATGGCTTCACGGGCCTGACTTTGCTGGTGGCCTGCCTCGGCTTGCTGGGGCTGATGACGTTTACAGTCGAGGCCCGTACCAAAGAGATCGGCATCCGAAAAGTGCTCGGGGCCAGTGTGGCTAGCATCGTCGGGTTGCTGAGCCGGGAGCTGGTGCTGCTGGTGTCGATTGCCGTGTTGCTCGCCTCACCGTTGGCCTGGTGGGCCATGACGAAGTGGCTGGCCGATTTCGCCCATCACATCGACATCCGCTGGTGGGTATTTGCCGCCGCGGGGGCTGGCTCCCTACTCATTGCGCTGCTCACGATTGGCGTGCAAAGCATCCGGGCCGCGTTGGCCAACCCCGTGGAGTCGCTGCGCAGCGAGTGA
- a CDS encoding DUF5990 family protein: MTEAVFAFRINVEKPVAGAVYGLQKGSGNDYETVQQQTASSEALTFTIALSAKRTKEGDLVLYGPFCQGPPHNRFLYLDIGSYAGQGNAPFSGRLKIPLPKLADELSSAAVAGRTLVATVYGTNEKTGRPVGGTGKPVDGWKPDRR; this comes from the coding sequence ATGACTGAAGCGGTGTTTGCTTTCCGAATTAATGTTGAGAAACCCGTTGCTGGTGCCGTTTATGGTTTGCAAAAAGGCAGCGGGAACGACTACGAAACCGTTCAACAGCAAACCGCTAGCTCCGAGGCACTCACGTTTACCATTGCCCTTTCTGCGAAGAGAACCAAAGAGGGCGACCTGGTTTTGTACGGGCCTTTTTGCCAGGGACCGCCCCATAACCGGTTTCTCTATCTGGACATTGGCAGCTATGCGGGCCAGGGGAATGCCCCTTTCAGCGGCCGGCTGAAAATTCCTCTCCCCAAACTTGCTGACGAGCTCAGTAGCGCAGCCGTAGCTGGTCGCACCTTGGTAGCCACCGTCTACGGCACCAATGAAAAGACGGGCCGCCCTGTTGGGGGCACGGGGAAACCAGTTGATGGCTGGAAGCCTGACAGACGCTAA
- a CDS encoding OmpA family protein — MLRGLLLVGGWLAATTGWGQVAKNAPAGGNGLVGEYYAGSGFNRKVLVRTDPQVDFSWDGYTLPAPGVTPNSFSVRWTGKVYAPVSGPYKFTAVVDDGIRIWVDGKLAMDEWHYRKQKLSGQSVTLQAGKFYDLKIEYYNARNGGYVQLNWNLVNEAGKSPAFENAPQQKVSGQFLYNGPPSKAMPLPTTKPVSATKPKPAPPVVVPKVAIKAKQVASQPARPRTPAVSSVPVSPSVSSATTQSVVTPASPPAVKPIAFAQSDYQLLPSSYEALNEWAATLRRDTTAKLTITGHTDHVGDPRLNQLLSENRAKVVRYYFVRQGIAEHRLTIAGLGGAQPLASNETEAGRAQNRRVELSLKP; from the coding sequence ATGCTACGGGGGCTGTTGTTGGTGGGTGGATGGCTAGCGGCCACTACTGGTTGGGGGCAAGTCGCGAAAAATGCGCCCGCTGGTGGCAACGGTCTGGTTGGGGAGTACTATGCTGGTTCAGGCTTCAACCGGAAAGTGCTAGTGCGCACCGACCCTCAGGTTGATTTTAGCTGGGACGGCTACACATTGCCCGCTCCCGGCGTGACGCCCAACTCGTTTTCTGTTCGCTGGACGGGGAAAGTGTATGCACCCGTGAGTGGCCCTTACAAATTCACGGCTGTGGTTGATGACGGGATTCGGATCTGGGTAGATGGCAAGCTGGCGATGGACGAATGGCACTACCGGAAACAGAAGTTGTCCGGGCAGTCGGTGACGCTACAGGCCGGCAAGTTTTACGACCTGAAAATCGAGTACTACAACGCCCGTAACGGTGGGTACGTACAGCTGAACTGGAACTTGGTGAATGAGGCTGGGAAATCGCCCGCTTTCGAGAACGCTCCGCAACAGAAAGTATCCGGTCAGTTCTTGTACAATGGCCCCCCATCGAAGGCGATGCCGTTACCGACAACCAAGCCTGTATCCGCCACCAAGCCGAAACCCGCCCCGCCTGTCGTTGTCCCGAAAGTGGCCATCAAAGCAAAGCAGGTCGCTAGTCAGCCCGCCCGCCCGCGAACGCCAGCCGTCAGCTCGGTGCCGGTATCACCATCAGTGAGTAGCGCCACGACACAGTCGGTTGTAACACCAGCTAGCCCGCCAGCCGTAAAGCCGATCGCTTTCGCGCAGAGCGATTATCAGCTACTGCCTTCCTCCTACGAAGCACTGAATGAGTGGGCCGCCACCTTGCGGCGCGATACCACGGCCAAGTTAACCATTACCGGCCACACCGACCACGTAGGCGATCCCCGACTCAATCAGCTCTTATCAGAAAACCGGGCGAAAGTGGTCCGCTATTACTTTGTCCGGCAAGGTATTGCCGAGCACCGGCTGACGATTGCGGGCTTGGGAGGTGCCCAACCGCTTGCCAGCAACGAAACAGAGGCGGGACGGGCGCAGAACCGGCGCGTTGAACTAAGCCTTAAGCCGTAG
- a CDS encoding SDR family oxidoreductase → MSTKTVIITGAGQGIGRFTAEFLLNHDYAVSLWEADAEALAEAEAELGAAHPNAQFVVCDVADEKAVQQAISQTARQFGRIDALINNAAIMQEKSIDELTADEWKAAIGVNLTGPFLCAKYVAPHLREQHGTIISLCSTRAFQSEPDTFGYSASKGGIFALTHSLAMSLGPQVRANCISPGWIDVSGLKKGHPDPEKLRPADHKQHPAGRVGRPDDIARMILFLLDEANDFITGQNFVVDGGMTRKMIYV, encoded by the coding sequence ATGTCAACCAAAACAGTCATCATTACCGGCGCGGGCCAGGGCATTGGCCGGTTTACGGCGGAGTTTCTACTGAATCACGACTACGCGGTGTCGCTCTGGGAGGCCGATGCCGAAGCCCTTGCCGAGGCGGAGGCCGAACTGGGTGCTGCCCACCCCAACGCTCAATTTGTGGTTTGTGATGTGGCCGACGAAAAGGCCGTGCAGCAGGCCATTAGCCAGACCGCCAGGCAGTTTGGCCGCATCGACGCGCTGATCAACAACGCCGCCATTATGCAGGAAAAATCGATCGACGAACTGACCGCCGACGAGTGGAAGGCGGCCATCGGCGTGAACCTGACCGGTCCGTTTTTGTGCGCCAAATACGTCGCGCCTCACCTGCGCGAGCAGCACGGCACCATCATCAGCCTTTGCTCGACGCGGGCCTTCCAATCGGAGCCTGATACCTTCGGTTACTCGGCCAGCAAAGGCGGTATTTTCGCCCTCACTCATTCGTTGGCGATGAGCCTTGGGCCGCAGGTACGTGCCAATTGCATCAGTCCCGGCTGGATCGACGTGTCGGGTTTGAAAAAGGGCCACCCCGACCCCGAAAAGCTACGGCCTGCCGATCACAAGCAGCACCCCGCCGGACGCGTGGGCCGCCCCGACGACATCGCCCGGATGATTCTGTTCCTGCTCGATGAAGCCAACGATTTTATCACCGGACAAAACTTCGTGGTCGATGGCGGCATGACCCGGAAGATGATCTACGTCTAG